From a single Nostoc edaphicum CCNP1411 genomic region:
- a CDS encoding tetratricopeptide repeat protein, protein MGAIENFTQALKLNPNNAQLHYQRGLAKTEGEFQKGAIEDFTQAINVNPQYIDAYYQRGHVHYSLGDNLKAIEDYSEIIFLNPNEALAYFYRGFVRSNLGEMHEAIGNYSQALKIKPDLAEAYFHRGVAFYRLKDLHRAIENYNFTLRIYPDFAEAYSRRGLAHYYLGNYQEALEDYSQAVQINCEDTLTYYYRGLVYENLSNYIKALKDYNQVLEINPAFTEAYYNRGSVHYNLGNYQQALEDLNQLLRINPNNSQAYNKRSSIRAALKDYQGAMEDLKNASEFHYV, encoded by the coding sequence TTGGGAGCAATTGAGAACTTTACCCAAGCACTGAAGCTTAACCCCAATAATGCCCAGCTACACTACCAAAGAGGGCTAGCCAAGACTGAGGGAGAATTTCAGAAAGGGGCGATTGAAGATTTTACTCAAGCTATTAACGTAAACCCTCAATATATAGATGCTTACTACCAGAGGGGTCATGTTCACTACAGTTTGGGAGATAATCTAAAAGCAATTGAGGATTACAGCGAAATAATATTCCTTAATCCCAATGAAGCCTTAGCTTACTTCTACCGTGGTTTTGTCCGTAGCAATCTGGGAGAGATGCACGAAGCTATTGGTAATTACAGCCAAGCATTGAAAATTAAGCCTGACCTTGCTGAAGCTTATTTTCACCGAGGAGTTGCCTTTTATCGCTTAAAAGACTTACATAGAGCAATTGAAAATTACAATTTCACTTTACGGATCTATCCCGACTTTGCTGAAGCTTACAGTCGGCGGGGGCTTGCACACTATTACCTGGGAAATTACCAAGAAGCGCTTGAAGATTATTCCCAAGCCGTGCAAATTAATTGTGAAGATACTCTAACATACTACTACCGTGGACTTGTGTATGAGAACTTAAGTAACTATATAAAAGCACTTAAGGACTATAACCAAGTTTTAGAAATCAATCCTGCATTTACCGAAGCTTACTATAACCGGGGTAGTGTTCATTACAATCTGGGAAACTATCAACAAGCACTTGAAGATTTAAATCAATTACTGCGTATTAATCCTAACAATTCTCAAGCTTATAACAAACGAAGTAGCATTCGTGCTG